In Chryseobacterium gleum, a single genomic region encodes these proteins:
- a CDS encoding outer membrane beta-barrel family protein, which yields MRKIVICVSVLLPLFGFSQEKKDSIKTVIEKQIAEIKVNGKKPFFEQKDDRFVFNVENSDLVVGNHISEVLSQTPLLKVDDNKITLLGTNASVYINDRKSILKGKDLIQYLNAMPASNLVKIELITNPSSKYDLEDAMIINLKLKKLETDGLKGSFTITDKQNRKNSQQTNIALNYHKNRFSNNTMLFFENNNDLQRNSIDNYSSKFSRNQIIGSTLVKETNFGGNTGFDYELNERSSIGGILEYYHKTPESSLENRNIYYDTTGGIFENRTVNTQNDKLNLFGGNIYYSFNDDKKSKRLDINFDYYTHHRDNTTEFFNLTNPYSNLIYNDYQKDNYTVRVDYSKTLEKLKISLEAGGKLNWLSTDNPYAYYNADGTLNTLFSNNFTYHENINALYTNIKKKIFSVLDVNLGLRYENTNINAKQNTVSENFSRSYNNIVPSINLSYMINKNNRVSLGYRTALWRPYVDDLNPFIYKNNETWWETGNPDLNVAKMYLFNASYSIKRTWVFVSNFGIVKNPILPYTEVVDNVSITRPKNFEGNVKRLYVGLNYNKPLFENKWMFNLSTGMYYINNADIYDVHPSSWYNNSSVTISGNNLWNKGWNISYNFGYTSPYTLVNKKNGYFINNQLEVSKSYKDFKFKLSVKDLLNLSNSRNTLYNNDGYIETLSQSNLRSISISISKTFGNNKVKKVNTGDIDKGRTQNENPRL from the coding sequence ATGAGGAAAATAGTAATATGTGTAAGTGTTTTGCTTCCGTTGTTTGGTTTCTCTCAAGAGAAGAAAGATTCCATTAAAACAGTTATAGAAAAACAAATTGCAGAAATAAAAGTGAATGGTAAAAAACCTTTTTTTGAACAAAAGGATGACCGTTTTGTTTTTAATGTTGAAAATAGCGATTTGGTTGTAGGAAATCACATATCTGAAGTTCTCTCTCAAACACCATTGTTAAAAGTAGATGATAATAAAATAACTCTTCTGGGAACAAACGCCTCTGTTTACATCAATGACAGAAAATCAATTCTTAAAGGCAAAGACTTAATACAATATCTTAATGCTATGCCGGCTTCTAATCTGGTAAAGATAGAGCTGATTACCAATCCTTCCTCAAAATATGATCTGGAGGATGCCATGATTATTAATCTGAAGCTGAAGAAGCTGGAAACAGATGGACTGAAAGGAAGTTTTACCATTACAGATAAACAAAACAGAAAAAACAGCCAGCAGACGAATATTGCTTTAAATTATCATAAAAACAGATTTTCAAATAATACCATGTTGTTTTTTGAAAATAATAATGACCTGCAAAGAAACAGTATTGATAACTATAGCTCAAAATTCAGCAGAAATCAGATTATAGGAAGTACGCTGGTTAAAGAAACCAACTTTGGAGGAAATACAGGTTTTGATTATGAGCTTAATGAAAGAAGCAGCATAGGAGGTATTCTGGAATATTATCACAAAACACCGGAATCTTCCCTTGAAAACAGGAATATCTATTATGATACTACAGGAGGAATTTTTGAAAACAGAACGGTAAATACACAAAATGATAAGCTGAACCTTTTCGGAGGAAATATTTATTACAGTTTTAATGATGATAAAAAATCCAAGCGATTGGATATCAACTTTGATTATTATACCCATCACAGAGATAATACGACAGAGTTTTTTAATTTGACAAACCCATATTCTAATTTAATATATAATGATTATCAGAAGGACAATTATACGGTAAGAGTAGATTACTCCAAAACTTTAGAAAAACTAAAGATTAGTCTTGAAGCGGGAGGAAAGCTTAATTGGCTTTCTACGGATAACCCTTATGCTTATTACAACGCAGATGGTACATTGAATACCCTATTTTCTAATAATTTCACGTATCATGAAAATATAAACGCGTTATATACTAATATTAAGAAAAAAATCTTTTCTGTGTTGGATGTCAACTTAGGGTTGCGTTATGAAAACACAAATATCAACGCAAAACAAAATACAGTTAGCGAGAACTTTTCCAGAAGTTACAACAATATTGTACCCAGCATCAACCTTTCTTATATGATCAATAAGAACAACAGAGTTTCTCTGGGATACAGAACTGCATTATGGAGACCTTATGTAGATGATTTGAACCCGTTTATTTATAAGAATAATGAAACCTGGTGGGAAACCGGAAATCCTGACCTTAATGTGGCAAAGATGTATTTATTCAATGCGAGCTACAGTATAAAAAGAACCTGGGTGTTTGTAAGTAATTTCGGAATTGTAAAAAATCCTATTCTTCCTTATACAGAGGTTGTAGATAATGTTTCCATTACAAGACCCAAAAACTTTGAAGGTAATGTAAAACGTCTTTATGTGGGATTGAACTATAATAAACCATTGTTTGAAAACAAATGGATGTTCAATCTGTCTACAGGAATGTATTATATCAATAATGCAGATATCTATGATGTTCATCCTAGTTCTTGGTATAATAACTCTTCCGTTACAATTAGTGGAAATAATCTTTGGAATAAAGGCTGGAACATAAGCTATAACTTTGGTTACACCTCTCCATATACATTAGTTAATAAGAAAAACGGTTATTTTATCAATAATCAGCTTGAGGTTTCAAAGAGTTATAAAGATTTTAAGTTCAAGCTTTCTGTAAAAGATCTGTTGAATCTTTCAAACTCCCGTAATACACTATATAATAATGACGGATATATTGAAACTCTTTCGCAATCCAATTTAAGATCCATATCAATCAGCATATCCAAAACATTTGGAAACAACAAAGTAAAAAAGGTGAATACCGGAGATATAGACAAGGGGAGAACTCAAAATGAAAACCCCCGGCTGTAA
- a CDS encoding ecotin — MKNKKLVELSKKITLGKIKKLEKQEVLTIYAGKDITGDCYGHPDCNSYCGPFICSTNDCWSFS, encoded by the coding sequence ATGAAAAACAAAAAACTTGTGGAGTTATCCAAAAAGATAACCCTTGGTAAGATCAAAAAATTAGAAAAACAAGAAGTTTTAACAATCTACGCAGGAAAGGATATTACTGGAGATTGCTATGGACATCCTGATTGTAATTCATACTGTGGTCCGTTTATCTGCTCGACGAATGATTGTTGGAGCTTTTCATAA